GCCGTCAGAGGGTCCGCTACGCGCCCGGCGGCGTTCAGCCGCGGAGCCAGGTAGAAACCCACATGGCCCGCCGTGAGCTTTCGGCCCACCAGGCCGGAGACTCCTCGGATTTGCTCGATCGGAAGGGATACCCCCCGGTTGATGGCCCGAAGCCCTTCGGCGGCGATGATTCGGTTGCCTTCGATCAGCGGAACCATGTCCGCGATGGTTCCCACGGCGGAAAGCGCCAGATAGCGCCCGTTGAGGACCGGCCTCGGCCACCGGTCTTCCAAGGCCTTCCTGAGCCGAGTAAGAAAAAGAAGCACCAGCCCGGAAGCACAAAATTCCTTGAAGGCGGAAGGGCAACCGGCGTGCTTGGGGTTCACCAGAACGGTCGCCGGAGCCGTCCCGTCGGCTGTCACCTCGTGATGATCCAGGACGATCACATCCATTCCGCGCGCACGGGCCGCCGCCACCGTCTCCACATCCAGTGATCCGCAGTCCATGGCCACCAGGAGCCGGGCCCCGGGATGGCCGGTGACCGCCCGAAGCGGCACCCCGTACCCATTTTCCCGCGTGGGAATCACCACCGCGAAATGATCGTAGCCGATATCCTTGAGAAAAAGGCTCATCTGGGCCGTGGCGGTGACCCCGTCGCAGTCGTAGTCTCCCGCCAACACCAGATGATGTCCGTTCGAAAGGTGGCGGGCCATGATCCGAGCCGCTTCGTCCAGACCGCGGATACGCAGGTAACGTTCCAGGTCCGGCAGTTCAAGGCCGAGAAACGACTCGGGGGTCAGCCCGCGGTTTCGGAGAAGAAGCGCGATAACCTCCTCCACCGTGGAAGGAACCTCTTCGCATTGCACCGTCCACTGACGCCGAATCATGTTCTCCGTTCCGCGGCGATGGCATGAGCCGCTTTCTTCTCAACTTCTATTCAAACGGTACCGACAATGGATCATCCTACCTCGAGGGCCGCCGCGGTTCACGACTTCCGGAGCGGCGATTTCAGCCGATGGTAATGGAAAGGCATTGACAAGTGAAGCCCCGAAAGCTTTTTTAGGCGGTGTCTCCAAATCCGGCCACCGAGAAAGGGAAGACTCCATGAGCAAAGAAAACCAGCTGATTCATTCGTTCCCCAAAAACACCCTGGAAGAAATCCGTGTTTCGGTCAACGTCTTCCGCGGGCGCCAGTACATCGACATCCGCACCTTCTACAAGGGCGACGACGGAGAATATCACCCTTCCAAGAAGGGGGTGACGCTTTCACCCGAACTCCTCCCCGATCTCGAGGAAGCAGTTCGCAAGCTGGCAGAAACCTTCCAAGAGTGATCCCGGCGGTTTATAAAGAGGCATCCCGCCGGACGGTCGAACCGCTGCCGGTCCAACACGGACAGGCTCTTCGGATCGGGGACCCCTGTGCCACGGACGCTAGGAACGCCTTGTCGTGACCAGAACCTCCAAGTCGCAGTTCGTCTGGTGCAAGAAGGAGAACTGCTTTGTCCCTTGGCTGCGCTGCCTTCTCTGCCGGACTCCCTGCCGTGCGTTTTCCGAGGACGTTCCCCGTGAGGCGGTGGAAGCTCTCCTTCAGGAAGGAAAAATCAAGGAGCACTACGTCATGAAATCGAAAAACCCCCCGAAAGAATCCGCTCCCGAATCTTCAACCCGCCTTTTCATCCTGGAAGACGGAAAGCTCAGAACCTTCGATCCCTCGGAATACGCTCGATCCGCCCTCTACGAAGCCGAAGACGTGTACGCCGTAGAGCGCCGGTTCGTCCGCCCTGAGGAGAAAAGCGACGTGCTTTACGAAGGGAAAAGACCGGCCAAGAAGACGGTGCCGCTGCTTCGGCTGAAGGACAGCGAGGAGGCTCGGCTCGGCGACTGGCAGGATCTTGAGGCCAGGCCGGAGCAACTGGCGGATGTGGAAGAAGTAATCGCCGCAGTCCCGGTCAAGCAGGTGTTCGTGCTCAGGAAAAAATAGCCACGCCGGCAAAGGCCGCCCGTTCCAAGGGCCGCAAGGTCTTCAACTCCTGAAGCGTTCCGGATTCCCTCCGATGACGACCGCTCCCGAACCGCAACCCCCCCCGAACGACCTCAAAGGTCCTCAGGAAAGCACTGCGGCCGGTTTCCTGGAATGCCGCGGCGTCGTGTTCTCCTATCCTGGAAACCGGCCGATCCTCCGGGGGATCGACCTGGTCGTCGAAGCCGGATCCCTGGTCGAAATCCGCGGACCTTCCGGAGCCGGCAAATCCACGCTGCTTCGACTGTTGAACCGCCTTCAGATTCCCGACCGAGGTTCCATCCGGTTCAAGGGCCTGCCCCTTGAAGCCTACCCACCCCCGGACCTTCGCCGCGCCATCGGCTACCTTCAGCAAACCCCCGTAGTGACGGAAGGCTCCGTACGCGAAAACCTCCTGTTGCCCTTCACCTTCAAGGCCAACCTTTGCATCCGGCCGCCGGCCGAAGCAGTTCTGAACGCCGGACTCCGGGATTTCCTCCTGGAAGGCATCCCCCTGGACCGTCCGGCCAGCGCCCTTTCCATCGGCCAGAAACAGCGTCTGTGCCTCCTCCGGACCATGCTCCTCGAACCCGAAGTGCTCCTCCTCGACGAGCCCGCCAGCGCCCTGGATGCAGAGAGCCGAAGCGCCGTCCAGGCGGTCATCGAAAAGCTCAGCCGAAGCCGACCCCTCACCATGCTTCTGGTGAGCCACCAGCCCTTTCCCATCGTTCATCCCAACCGCAACGTACTGGCGCTGAAAGACGGAAAGCTTGTCCCTTGTGCCGATGCGGATCCTTGCACTGCGAAGGAGTGACCCCTCATGGATGCCGTCGACATCGGCTTCGGCCGCCTGCTCGTCTCCCTGCTCTTCGTCCTAGGCGCGGGCGTCGCCTCGGTACTGTATCGGTTGCGCCTGGAACGGGACCTCCTGGTGGGGACGATCCGGACGTTTCTCCAGCTGTTCCTCATGGGCTACGCCTTGGCCCTCATCTTCAACCTTCGCCGACCCCTCTGGGTGCTGCTCCTTTTCGCCGCCATGATCGCCTTCGCGGCTTGGACCATCCGAGGACGGGTGAAAGAAAGGGCGGTCCCGTTTTTCCGGCCGACGCTGGCGGCCATGATGGCCAGCTACTTGGTCGTGACCATCGTGGTGACGCGTGTCGTGGTAGGCGTTGACCCCTGGTGGCATCCCCGGTATTTCATCCCGCTCGGCGGTATGGTCATCGGAAACTCCATGAACGCCATCGCCCTCACCCTGGAACGCCTGTTCTCGGACCTCCGCTCCCGGCGCGACGAAGTGGAAATGATGCTCGCACTCGGAGCCGACCACCGGGAAGCCAGTGCAGGCATCTTCCGAAATGCGCTGAAAGCAGGGATGATCCCGTCCATCAACGCCATGATGGGCGTGGGCGTGGTCTTCATCCCCGGCATGATGACAGGGCAGATCCTCGCCGGAGCCGACCCGCTAGGGGCCATCCGCTACCAGATCGTGGTGATGCTCATGCTGGTGGGATCCACCGCCCTCGGATCGCTCTTCGTGGCGCACCTCGTCCGGAAACGCTGCTTCGGCGAAGCGCAAAACCTGCTCCTCTGACCCGAGGCGCCTTCCCGCAAAAACGAAAGGCGAGAACCCCTTCCCGGACCGCTTCCCTCTCACGCTCGGGAGACGACCCGATCTCCGCCTTTATCGACCGGCCTTTGCGCGCAGGTACCGGCGGGGCACCGGCGTCACCTGCGGAAACCCTCCCAGAGGATTGACGCTCACCACAACAACGCAGCCGTAGGTTTCTTCAAGCGACGCGAAGGTGAAGATTTCCCCGGGCGGTCCGGAAGCCACAGCCCTTCCGGCCTTGAGGAGAAGGGCTCGCTCACCGTACATGGCCGCCAGGTTCAAGTCGTGGGAGACCATGGCGATGGTGAGGTTTTGATCGCTTCTCAGGTCTTCCAAAATATCCATGAAATTCACCTGGTGCGAAAGGTCCAAAGCGGCCGTCGGTTCATCCAAAAGCAGGATCCGCGGTTCCTGGCACAGCGCCTGCGCCAGGAAGACCCTCTGACGTTCTCCTCCGCTCAACCGATCCACAGTCCGCGTTTCCAAATGGCCCACTCGGGTGCGTTCCATGGCTTCGCGGGCTTTTTCCATGTCCGATTTTCCTTCCAGACCGAAAAGCCCCAGGTGAGGCGACCGGCCCATGAGCACCAC
This is a stretch of genomic DNA from Desulfoglaeba alkanexedens ALDC. It encodes these proteins:
- a CDS encoding single-stranded-DNA-specific exonuclease RecJ, which encodes MIRRQWTVQCEEVPSTVEEVIALLLRNRGLTPESFLGLELPDLERYLRIRGLDEAARIMARHLSNGHHLVLAGDYDCDGVTATAQMSLFLKDIGYDHFAVVIPTRENGYGVPLRAVTGHPGARLLVAMDCGSLDVETVAAARARGMDVIVLDHHEVTADGTAPATVLVNPKHAGCPSAFKEFCASGLVLLFLTRLRKALEDRWPRPVLNGRYLALSAVGTIADMVPLIEGNRIIAAEGLRAINRGVSLPIEQIRGVSGLVGRKLTAGHVGFYLAPRLNAAGRVADPLTAYRLLVENDRGRAAGLSRDLNLLNLRRQQEEVRILEEVRRRLNGRPPETRTLVVGDSRWPPGLVGIVASRIQQELHYGPVVVLSIDSREGTARGSVRSVSGFDVHEALGLCGDLLARWGGHKMAAGLTVAVDRIEAFADRFEAVAQSADPEVFVPRGRIDLPLDPELVTTELYEAIQELEPHGVGNPAPVFVSKGVDVQVQRIFGKNGEHLNLLVGDSVPAVWWNGAASLPAGRTIRGDVVFQVDWDAFRQRVALDVKAVLQSPGP
- a CDS encoding ABC transporter ATP-binding protein; this translates as MKAAVTVESLTVGYGKETVLHELTFHVEAGEFFVVCGPNGSGKSTLLKAVAGLLRPLSGTVRLFGRDVASFGKRELARLVAHVPQFVPLDFPFTVAEVVLMGRSPHLGLFGLEGKSDMEKAREAMERTRVGHLETRTVDRLSGGERQRVFLAQALCQEPRILLLDEPTAALDLSHQVNFMDILEDLRSDQNLTIAMVSHDLNLAAMYGERALLLKAGRAVASGPPGEIFTFASLEETYGCVVVVSVNPLGGFPQVTPVPRRYLRAKAGR
- a CDS encoding transcriptional coactivator p15/PC4 family protein codes for the protein MSKENQLIHSFPKNTLEEIRVSVNVFRGRQYIDIRTFYKGDDGEYHPSKKGVTLSPELLPDLEEAVRKLAETFQE
- a CDS encoding ABC transporter permease, translating into MDAVDIGFGRLLVSLLFVLGAGVASVLYRLRLERDLLVGTIRTFLQLFLMGYALALIFNLRRPLWVLLLFAAMIAFAAWTIRGRVKERAVPFFRPTLAAMMASYLVVTIVVTRVVVGVDPWWHPRYFIPLGGMVIGNSMNAIALTLERLFSDLRSRRDEVEMMLALGADHREASAGIFRNALKAGMIPSINAMMGVGVVFIPGMMTGQILAGADPLGAIRYQIVVMLMLVGSTALGSLFVAHLVRKRCFGEAQNLLL
- a CDS encoding ABC transporter ATP-binding protein, yielding MTTAPEPQPPPNDLKGPQESTAAGFLECRGVVFSYPGNRPILRGIDLVVEAGSLVEIRGPSGAGKSTLLRLLNRLQIPDRGSIRFKGLPLEAYPPPDLRRAIGYLQQTPVVTEGSVRENLLLPFTFKANLCIRPPAEAVLNAGLRDFLLEGIPLDRPASALSIGQKQRLCLLRTMLLEPEVLLLDEPASALDAESRSAVQAVIEKLSRSRPLTMLLVSHQPFPIVHPNRNVLALKDGKLVPCADADPCTAKE